The segment taaatataaaaatagaaaatatggttagtatgctattaaacataatacattagttataaaatttgtaagaaaaaaataattgttagacttttaacaaatttgtgacatataaaaattaagattagaatttgtaagaaaatgaaatgtagtataatatatatttgatctaactgctaatttcttataaatgggcttacgtgttcaataattttcagattggatttgacaattagttttcataattactgTAGACTGATGAGAAAGtcaatggaaaataatttttcgaaaataaataagGTGATTCAGTTTCTATATCTTGTAGTAGGGATGGATGTTCGGATATTCATTCGGGTTtgattcaggtctctttggATTTTAGGTTTTCGGGGTGAAAAGTTTTTAGCCTCATTTGAGTATTTATAATTTCGGTTCATGTTCTGGTTCGGACaactcatttaaattgtttaaaaaaaattcttaaaatataaaagtaaaaatatatatcaaataaatttgatgccaaaaacttaaacttaacataaaaattggtttggttcgaaTACTAAAAGATAGTGACGGCACAATAATTTTTCTACCATACCATATgtgatttttattatcattaaatgtggtaaatttagaattaggaaatgtatttattgaattgaaaaaatagcattaataaaactataaataatttcgaaattgatttaatagaaaaggaaagttaaattttatattaggaaAAGGGTGAATTTGCTTAGTAGCCAAATTTTCAATGGAAATTAGGAAAATAACGTTGATTTTGACGTTATTAACTAAGTAGCTTTTATCTCATACTTTATCCGGTTATGTCCTTTGCATTAGCAAGTTTCCGGTAGAAGAGTGCATGACATCATTACTTGGTTTATAGATAGGAGTGAAACACCATTATTTTCACCTCCCATAATACATACACGTTGTACTTTTATTTTCCACATACATATACATTATATGCCGTAGAATGAATGATTAAATTTGTTTAGTGCAATCacagataaatatataatatgaattcAGTCTATCTGAGACCATAATATTCAAATGGAAgaaaaaacacaatttaaatgGAAATAGATGCAAGCGGAGCAGACAAACAATTGATACTATCTCAAGTGGAATAGTACAATTaaataattactattttatgtCATATCGAAAGGAGATTGGAAATATCAAATATCATACTATGTCTACCTACAAAGCAATTGAAAGCAATGATATTCCACATTAGAAAAAACACTAATGGAGAGCACTTGAcaccaaacactaaacccaaatttgggaaatataaaccctaatccattGGCAACCCAAATCTTCGGGAAATTAAACCAACCTGTCAGAATATGGGAAACATGTATTTACATTACTCACGAGAAGAGTTATATTCTATATTCACGatactattttaaatgttattatagGTAGAGTACATCCATGATTGAGTTACATGAAATACAAAGTTGATGGGGATGGGTAAGAGAACACGACaacaaacactaaacccaaattaaagaaatattaaatcCTAATCCAACAGCATTGTTAACTTACAAGAAGCGTTTTATTATGCATAAATCGTACTATTTTAAATGATATGGTAGATAAAATACAACCACGATTGAATTATTTGAAATACAAAGCTAATGGGGATATACAAGAGAAAACTTGACACTGGAACAATCAATCCACGTTCAAAACTTGTCTCAAATAATCTACATGGAAAGCCTAAATCGTCCATGCCAGATCCTGCACAATGAATGTAAGTGTAACACGGTTAGGACAGAGTAAGctagtttattatatatataaagagttGAATATAATTTCCAGGTTAGAAAGGGTGATAAAGAACGGTACGGCAtacatgacaaaaaaaattaacacatCTAAGCGGAAGAGTCAAGTAACCGTATGGATCTCAGATAGAATAGCATTAGAAACAAACGAAGTCGACCATTCCATTTCACATTGAATAGAAAAAGGAGATATCGGGATATGCACAAACGAAAACAAAGTGTAATGCAATGCAATTCTAGATAAGAAATTTAATGTTGTATTATGTAGTAAATAGCAAGTGAGACTATACTCAGTGGAATAGTTCATTTGGATACAAATACTATTTCATTTCAAATGAAATCAAGATTAAATACAAGGATGAATTCAaaagttaaagaaaataatatcaaaCGTTTGAATTTATTCCATTCCAAGTCAAATGGAATATAAACGTTTATTCTACTCCAAGCTAAATAGAATATAGCTAATGGAGATCATGTCATTTCCAGACTGTGAAACTCGTATATAACGCAGATGCTATTCCATATCGAaataatattactaaaccatTTACTATGTATATCAGataagaataataaaatttaaaaagactACGAACATAAAACTGAGATAAACACGACACACAACTACAAACATCACACCATTTAGAAATGATTCACAAAAAATAAAGGGAATTACAGTTGTTGATTTGCTATGCGTGATTGCAAGATGCTACGCCTGCGAGTTGTAAACTTCTGCTAAAACTCACTGATTCTCCTGCTACTTTCGACGGCGCATTTGCTGGCCGAAGATGTGACGATTTACCAATTTCAACGAAATACGAGGCCTCTGGGTGGGATGGAACTGCAATATAGGTTGGAATCTGGATGTTGATTTTGCGATTCAACAAATTTCGGCATGAAATATTTCACCTTCTCGAAAAGTTaggaggaaaaaaaagaaatgtgtGACTTTCTGATGACCACGTTTAACTTTTACCTTCTTAAATAATTAttctttttcataaaaaaagCTGCAGGAGCTGGTTGTTTTGAAGGATAGAAgagtaatattatataaaatacactATGTATCGATGTATTCTAGGGAATTTAGCTACTCACCTAAATATGGTTTTTTTGTAGCTATACCACCTAATTTCCCttaggaaaacacattaactcaactgaaaaagacaaacattaaaacatgtaacttaatttatattaggacaacacattaactcaactgaaaaaaataaacattaaattaggtaatttaatttaattctcagtggcatagtagtgtaaataactttgaaaactCAGAGAaatttatatgggtacttctcttttaataatatagataacaTTCTGGTGGACAAACTACACAACTGTTGTAGTTGGTCGTGTCTCTTTAATAGCCGTTCAATAGTTTGACAGATACTTACAAAGCATCACATTCCTTTCAAAGTACCTGGAAACAGCTACAACAGAAGGTAGAATAAATTTTAGGATAAGAAAGTTATTGCCTTGTCTGGCGCTGGCACATGGGtttacaaataatatatcaCATAATCGTATCAGACACGACACCATTTtccataagaaaaaaaatagaaagattaaataaataataatatatatctccatcaagcaaaaaaaaaaggaagagataTACAAAGGTGGTTGCAAGAAggtagcagcagcagcaggtACAGTTTACAAAGGAACCCCATGTTTACGATGTAGTAGTGTCCCAAGTTGTTGTTGGTGTCTTGGAACTCCACTCTGTTCTTCCTCTGACCACTTCGGCTCCATCCTGGAGGCGAAGCAAATGCTGACACTCCACTTCCCCGCCTGTCCCGAGGTTACCGACATCACATCCAGAAACCGCGGTGAGAGACTGAAGCACACTGTCTCTTCCGCACTCCCTTCGATACTCCAGAGTCATGCTTTTCAGCTTCTGACTCTCCAACATCCCGGCTGGAGCACTCTCCAGTATCCAACCAATGTACTTCACATTGTTAACATGCTGGTTAACATCCAAGTCACTCCACCTCGGCTGCAAGAAAGTTCATTACCAAACCATTAGAATCCCAGAATTTTACAGGCTTGTTGAAAAGGTAGGGGTACTCACAGTGAGACCAGAACGAACATAGTCAGCAGTCTTGTCATCAAGTTTGGTTAACTTTCTGCTGTCTTCAGCAATGACAGGATCAGAGTTCACAAAATAAGGCTCTATTTCCCCGCGAACCTCTTCAGGAATCTTTGACAATCTCCTTGTTAGTTTATTCATCATCACCCACAAACTGCAAAATGAAGAAAATTGCCATACATATGAAGTGTCTATAATATCAAATTTCTAAACCCAAAATGCATATACTACTCATGAGAGTTTAATGGCAGAGCAAACAATACAAACAGAGAGCAAAAGACCAACAAATCATCACATGCAGAAAATGATAATAGCTGgagtaaacaaaaatataagagGTCTGACCTTGATGCTCGTGTTACAATTTCTCCAGTATTGCAATCCCTAACCAGCCAATCACGACGCATACCATTCTTTCCAGACTGACTAACCCATGTATCCACTTCGACAACATCTCCCCTGCGAGGCAGATATTTGAATAAGTAAATGACCTATGCACACGCAAGCACAGTCACAGCATGTAATCTAGGGTGAAAAATTCCTAGTCATATGAGCAAGTGAGAGTATGAACTTGAATAGTCAATTTTACGCAAAGATAATCTGGATAACTCACACCGAGAACTAGGGATTCTCagagatgttttttttaaagttaagtgCTAAGACTGACAGTAGCTTACCAAGTAGGATATTTATCAACGACAACCTGCATACGAGCAACGACCCATATCAAATTCTTCTTAAACATCTCAGGGGTGGAACCAAACCCATTTTCCAGCAGTCCGGCAGACTTCACATGGTTGAGGGCCGTTTCCTGTCAATAGCACAAGAGCTTGTCATGAGCATATCTATTAGGCGGACAACATGCGAGTGTAGTCACAAATCAAAGTAGTACCTGTAAATGATTCATGACGGTTTCTATAGATGCAGAGCGATCAGCACCTATCTCATAAGACCTAATGGAGAAATTCTGACGGAACACGAGCCCGTCCTGCACGATCCTCCCTAAACCGAAAGGATCCATAATCATGTCGGAACGCCTGGGTTTCCAGTCAAGCATCATCCACTGTTTCTCAGCTGCAAGGAAAATGGTGGTTATAGCAGCGAGAAGCATGCTCCAGTCAGGTAGCTGGTTAATGAACGTTCTGGGCGCAGGCGCAGGTTGTGACGTCTCGTTATCAGGCTTTGATATTATCTCCACTGAACCAGGCAAGTTAGCTTTCTTCCCGTTGATCTTAGGTGTAGCCTGAGCGTTTGGTTTGGCCTTCATCCTTCCAGAGTTTGGAGTAGAATTAAGTCCGGATAAGTTGGTGGAACCAACTCTGTTCCCCTTTCCGTTAGGGTCAAGGGAGGAAGATGGTACAGGAAAGAATGAGGACGTAGCAGAAGTGGCCACCATGACGAGGAGAAAGAGTGTTGTTCAAAGACACACTaacacaattaaaaaaaaagatatcatcTTTAACAATAAACGGGATCGataagtaattaataaaaaaaaatgccCCAAGGATGAATGATGCTTACAAAGAGAGAATCTTAAACACATACAAAAGTGAGTGACAAACTTCAAaaagctagaatctttaaacaaTGAGCTCACAAGTTTTCAACCACACTGAGCTAATAAACAATCCAAACCCTAGCTGCAGAGAAAACAGTCATTCACCAATATATTCTCAGCTGATGCTCAAAACCGaacatttcaattaaaaaaatgagAATTTGAAATCCAGATCTGGTATACATACAAACGAAGAAGCTGCTGTAAAATCAGATGGTAGAAACCCCAATTCGAATAATCATTATTTTCATAAGCAATTGAAATGGAAGCAAAATCAGATAAACGAATTGAAACACGAGCGATGCTGCAGAGGTTTaaggaagagaaagagatcATACGAAGTGTAGAAATGAAGGAGGATGAAATCACAATTAAGGTTAAGCCAATTTCTTTGGAGTCTCCCAAACCCTAAAATTCTCTCTGTGCCTGCCTCCTCTCgatctcctctcttctcttttgtttaaattttctctctctctctctctctctctctctctctgttatatttatttttaattcagttttttctctttttttgggTGAGAAgacaattaattaaaaatacaattatacGCAGAGCatgagatagagagagagacaaagtcTGTAGGGTGGGTAAGAGGGGTTTTATTTACATCTATATACAGACCCACATTTTATTTTGAGTTGTTTACGTAATGGGCTACTTTTTTGTCTTTCATTTACGTCGCGGGCCACTTTACTCTTGTTGCATACTTTCTCCTCTTCTGTGTcatgtgttttgttttaaaaacccTTTTGTTAAATGAAGCTTGGTTTGATGAAGTTTGGTATATAGAGAGAAGGGAAGAGAAACCAGTACCATCCCGGTTTAGtgtttcatttattaaatgtcCTTTCTTAAATTGGTTCACTGCGGTTTGATCCTAAATTGTGGTCAGATCTGTGCATTTATTCCGTCCACAAAATTTTCTTACTTCTACTATGTCCATTAAATTGTGGCAACACCTATGAATTTATTCCATCCAAAATCTTTCTTATTTCTATTCTATTATATCCACAAAACCTTCTTACCGTCCACAAAACTCTTTTACGTCTATTACATCCACAAAACGTTTTTGTATCTATTCCATCCGTATACACTTTTCCAATTCTATTGCATCTACATAATACAAATTACCTAGAGTTAGGTTTAACATATTATATAGATTGGGGTATCAATcacaaaaatacacaaaaggCAGATTGTGAAAACGCACATGGGGATAGAAAGTAAATATTTTGTGGATGAGAGCTTGAGAATTATGTTAGTTTGCTAAGGACGTCCATAAATCTTTCTTACTTCTACTCTGTCCACAAATTGTTGAGGCGTCCACGTAACCCCATCCACACGCTATCCGTCCACATCTTTTCAGATCTGGATTTTGAAATCGAAATTTTGCAGATCTAAATTTTGAAATCCACAAAACACtaaaaaactaacaaaatgaAACGAGAATCAATTAAAGGATCTAGAAGAACAGAGATGGCTATGCTCACCGTTGCGTAGATCATCACGAAGAGAAGGATCGTTCCTGTCGAAACTGATAGCGCCAACCCTCGACCAATTATTCTCTCAATTTTCcaatttctttcttcttctttaatctCAGTTACATAAAGCTTTGTTCTTGTCATAAGATTGTTTGgtgttttgtcttcttcttcttctttttcaatcTGATCGTTAAGTGATATGCCAATAAAATGGAAAATAGGTGTTTTGGAGAGAAGCCTGAAAATGATGAAGATGGAGcaaagaggagagaagaagattgaTGCTATTGACAATGGATTGTTTCAATTAAAAATGGTCTTCTGTAGTATGGACCGGTCAGAATGTGGTTTGGtttgtttaaattaaaccaaaatcgTTACTTCTCTAAACTGAGGACCTTGAGGTCTTTTAAACAAGCAGAAGTATGTAACAAGTGGTAAGTGACTTATTGTGAAATAAGAAAGATGAAAAGTGGTCCAGAaagtaaaaaaatcttttattttttgaccattttacaattttcttgCTACAGGATTGTTAATCTAGTTTGGCATATTTACTCTTTTTCTTCTGTATATATTACTCACATTggtttcttaaaaaaagaaattcttaCGTAGTGTAGCAACGCAAAGACTTGATTGGTTGACTGCTTCGACAACTTTTGGATTTGACTTCCCGTTGTACGTCAGTATGTGAGATTGCTGTTAAGTAATATCACACACTATCCAATCACATATATATGTAGAGAAAAGGACGGGTATCAGATTCTTGTTAGCAGAAAATTGTCACTTTTGGCACCGACGGATTGTAATTTAATCATAAGTGGGCACAAGACACATCACCACTACATCATGTGCATGAATCTCCTCTTTCTTACTTGCATCTTTTCAAAAACATTGTAGGAACGTCATTTCAGAACTTCAGAACTATATTCTCCAATTTAATTCTTTCGGAATCTATTAAATTCGTAAATTCAATAGCACAACCCCCACCCCCtaaaattcattttataaatttgaaattgaaattcttctagaaaatttaaaatactggAGTTAGATAAGATTGGGCCTACACTGAAAGTTTAATGATCAAATGGGCATCGTATAGACCCAACAACTAACTAAAAGTGTAATGCACCATATGGGCAAAGTTTGGGCCCAACAACCAACTGAGAACTAACTGAAAGTTTAATGAACAAATAAAACAGAGTCAATCCTTTGACAAGCTTGATCCGTTT is part of the Raphanus sativus cultivar WK10039 chromosome 5, ASM80110v3, whole genome shotgun sequence genome and harbors:
- the LOC108805233 gene encoding palmitoyl-acyl carrier protein thioesterase, chloroplastic, whose product is MVATSATSSFFPVPSSSLDPNGKGNRVGSTNLSGLNSTPNSGRMKAKPNAQATPKINGKKANLPGSVEIISKPDNETSQPAPAPRTFINQLPDWSMLLAAITTIFLAAEKQWMMLDWKPRRSDMIMDPFGLGRIVQDGLVFRQNFSIRSYEIGADRSASIETVMNHLQETALNHVKSAGLLENGFGSTPEMFKKNLIWVVARMQVVVDKYPTWGDVVEVDTWVSQSGKNGMRRDWLVRDCNTGEIVTRASSLWVMMNKLTRRLSKIPEEVRGEIEPYFVNSDPVIAEDSRKLTKLDDKTADYVRSGLTPRWSDLDVNQHVNNVKYIGWILESAPAGMLESQKLKSMTLEYRRECGRDSVLQSLTAVSGCDVGNLGTGGEVECQHLLRLQDGAEVVRGRTEWSSKTPTTTWDTTTS